The Akkermansia sp. N21116 genome includes a region encoding these proteins:
- a CDS encoding polyphosphate kinase 2 family protein: MCSQFISPFRITDGNGFRLSSYDPGDTGPFRKNQKKALMERLENGISYMGSLQEVFYASARHSLLIVLQAMDAAGKDSTIKHVMSGVNPQGCRVDSFKQPSHDELAHDFLWRTTQCLPKRGMIGIFNRSYYEEVLVTKVHPELLEEEGFSPGKADGKFWKDRYKSIRHMEEHLSRNKTHIIKFFLHISPEEQKKRFLDRLDIPEKNWKFSPSDIRERVFWDDYQKAFESMITHTSSSNAPWYIVPADNKWFARIVVLTAIVEKLASLRLEYPDPSAGEKENYPLYKKTLEEETTTKPSQGKKKSTTQSSRPGKKKK, from the coding sequence ATGTGCAGCCAGTTTATATCTCCCTTCCGTATCACGGACGGAAATGGCTTCCGCCTTTCATCCTACGATCCGGGAGATACAGGCCCGTTCCGGAAAAATCAGAAAAAGGCCCTCATGGAAAGGTTGGAAAATGGAATCAGCTACATGGGATCCCTTCAGGAAGTATTCTATGCCAGCGCTCGCCATTCCCTGCTCATCGTTCTCCAGGCCATGGATGCAGCCGGCAAAGACAGTACCATCAAACATGTCATGAGCGGTGTCAACCCTCAAGGTTGCCGAGTAGATTCCTTCAAACAGCCATCCCATGACGAACTGGCACACGATTTTCTGTGGAGAACGACCCAATGCCTGCCCAAACGCGGCATGATCGGAATCTTCAACCGTTCCTACTACGAAGAAGTACTTGTCACCAAAGTCCATCCTGAATTACTGGAAGAAGAAGGCTTCTCCCCTGGCAAAGCTGATGGAAAATTCTGGAAGGATCGTTACAAATCCATCCGTCACATGGAGGAACACCTTTCCCGCAACAAGACGCACATTATCAAATTTTTCCTTCACATCTCGCCCGAAGAACAAAAAAAACGCTTTCTGGATCGCTTGGACATCCCGGAAAAAAACTGGAAATTCTCCCCTTCCGACATCCGGGAACGCGTCTTCTGGGACGACTACCAAAAAGCGTTTGAATCCATGATCACGCACACTTCGTCCAGCAATGCCCCATGGTATATTGTCCCGGCCGACAACAAATGGTTTGCACGTATCGTTGTCCTCACCGCCATTGTTGAAAAACTCGCCTCCCTTCGCCTTGAATACCCCGATCCGTCAGCTGGTGAAAAAGAAAACTACCCACTGTATAAAAAGACTTTAGAAGAAGAAACAACAACAAAACCGTCACAGGGTAAAAAGAAATCCACCACACAAAGTTCACGTCCCGGGAAGAAGAAAAAATAA
- a CDS encoding polymer-forming cytoskeletal protein, with translation MFKSFKTVPPSSTPTDTDSHDTYQQPSSPAWNSIHDEAPAPAPEVPSFTAQSPMTRAPQSITRNVLNSDVEVVGTLRFVDDLLIDGYVEGKIFSDGILTIGENAEIKAEINTKSVTIHGKVIGNITVTDRVELKASAELVGDIKAAQLSVEAGAIFIGRSTVGVPSTSIPLPQEPEIPSVKQSEFTVDDIPPSSFVSGE, from the coding sequence ATGTTCAAGTCATTTAAAACGGTTCCCCCTTCTTCCACGCCTACTGATACGGATTCCCACGATACGTACCAGCAGCCCTCCTCTCCAGCATGGAACTCCATCCATGATGAAGCTCCCGCTCCCGCACCGGAAGTACCCTCCTTTACCGCACAAAGCCCCATGACCCGGGCTCCCCAGTCCATCACTCGCAACGTACTCAACTCAGATGTAGAAGTTGTCGGTACCCTGCGTTTTGTGGACGATCTGCTGATCGACGGTTATGTAGAAGGCAAAATCTTTTCCGACGGTATCCTGACCATTGGAGAAAACGCGGAAATCAAGGCGGAAATCAATACCAAATCCGTCACAATCCACGGTAAAGTCATCGGTAATATCACCGTCACCGACAGAGTGGAACTAAAAGCCTCCGCAGAACTCGTCGGCGATATCAAGGCAGCCCAGCTCTCAGTCGAAGCAGGAGCCATCTTCATCGGACGTTCCACGGTAGGCGTTCCCTCCACCTCCATTCCTCTTCCCCAAGAACCTGAAATCCCCTCCGTCAAACAGAGCGAATTTACCGTAGACGATATTCCTCCCTCATCCTTCGTCTCTGGCGAATAA
- a CDS encoding polymer-forming cytoskeletal protein, with protein sequence MNHSSTFHPIPRKTEAPSGKRSITDTVPKTSFMETLSAIGDTPKANISQKPVICFECGRISLVPEAALSAKCHHCSAYINLDDIAIHSRSYRTTARTRGDVLVREGTRLEGITIEARHLTLMGKVSGNFTCSGTCTIKEDQHIQGRLCARELILERKVNATFVQPVSVQNATISGVFNGTLNCKEKITITRTGKILGDVNCPNLIIEEGGSHFGQYSKTVPA encoded by the coding sequence ATGAATCATTCATCGACATTCCATCCTATTCCCAGAAAAACGGAGGCTCCTTCCGGCAAGCGGAGCATTACCGATACGGTGCCAAAGACATCTTTTATGGAGACCCTCTCCGCTATAGGGGATACCCCCAAAGCAAATATCTCTCAAAAACCCGTCATCTGTTTTGAATGCGGACGAATTTCCCTCGTTCCGGAAGCCGCCCTTTCCGCCAAATGCCACCACTGCTCCGCATACATCAATCTGGATGACATTGCCATTCACAGCCGATCCTATCGAACTACAGCCCGCACGCGCGGCGATGTCCTCGTCCGGGAAGGAACCCGGCTGGAAGGAATCACGATTGAAGCCCGTCATTTGACCCTCATGGGCAAAGTCTCCGGCAACTTCACCTGTTCCGGCACCTGTACCATCAAGGAGGATCAACACATTCAAGGCAGACTATGCGCCCGGGAACTCATCCTTGAACGCAAAGTCAATGCTACGTTCGTCCAGCCTGTCTCGGTTCAGAATGCTACCATCTCCGGAGTCTTCAATGGAACCTTGAACTGTAAAGAAAAAATCACCATCACACGGACCGGCAAAATCCTCGGCGATGTCAACTGCCCCAACCTTATCATTGAAGAAGGAGGTTCCCACTTCGGCCAGTACTCCAAAACGGTACCCGCATGA